A stretch of Sulfurimonas xiamenensis DNA encodes these proteins:
- a CDS encoding putative bifunctional diguanylate cyclase/phosphodiesterase — protein MQNKNLNPYKSAFYLSIVYFIFATIWIVLSDYSIILMIEHLDEITMLQTYKGIFFVFVTTVILFFVTYKFFYTMRLQYNKNLEYLMKKQKLRESLKDSHEELSKYDTLLNMIINNSPDAIYAKDRDGRYILFNDAAAKMVNLDAQNILGKGDEVIFTSEDAEKIKAEDKEIVQNGKIIKKDERHILTGGIEKVFSTTKGALIDKQKRIFGTFAISRDITEHKEHERFLIETKDKFYKLSHQDKVTSLPNRLHISEFLINKCSQHISFSLILLDLDEFKIVNDSYGHRFGDKLLIEISKVLKKVFDSTAFIARMGGDEFGIVVDLNDKKEIEILMQKLYNEFNNPFIIDLIDVYITASSGICIYPDDAKTMLEMYQAADAAMYNAKKTTQNSYSFYDLQFKKDAVYYAETVSNLKQAIEKGEFELYFQPQNNAQTGTIVGMEVLLRWNHKGKMIPPDLFIPVAEKSGLIVEIGNFALRKGFKTAKKWHDEKIAKGRVSINISARQLTHLDFINTLKSMLQESGCEASWIELEITESSVLENPDLVINLLQKIKALGFYISMDDFGTGYSSLSYLKNLPIDKLKIDRSFIMSIQTEPKNQIIVKTTIFLGNELGIHVLAEGVETEEEHSFLLENKIDSIQGYYYSKPLPLNKVEILLQA, from the coding sequence GTGCAAAACAAAAATCTAAATCCTTATAAAAGTGCATTTTATCTCTCTATAGTTTATTTTATATTTGCTACAATCTGGATAGTTTTATCAGATTATTCTATTATATTAATGATAGAACATTTAGATGAAATCACGATGCTGCAAACATATAAAGGTATTTTTTTTGTTTTTGTAACTACAGTCATTTTGTTTTTTGTAACTTATAAATTTTTTTACACTATGCGATTGCAATATAATAAAAATTTAGAATATCTTATGAAAAAGCAAAAGTTAAGAGAGAGTTTAAAAGATTCTCATGAAGAACTCTCAAAATATGATACGCTCTTAAATATGATAATCAACAACTCTCCTGATGCAATTTATGCAAAAGATAGAGATGGAAGATATATACTTTTTAACGATGCAGCGGCAAAAATGGTAAATTTAGATGCACAAAATATTTTGGGCAAGGGCGATGAAGTGATCTTTACATCTGAGGACGCTGAAAAAATAAAAGCTGAAGATAAAGAGATTGTTCAAAACGGCAAAATAATCAAAAAAGATGAAAGGCATATATTAACCGGCGGAATAGAGAAAGTATTTTCAACAACCAAGGGCGCTCTTATAGATAAACAAAAGAGAATTTTTGGAACATTCGCAATATCCAGAGATATAACTGAGCATAAAGAGCACGAGCGTTTTTTAATAGAAACAAAAGATAAATTTTATAAGCTCTCACATCAAGACAAAGTGACTTCCTTGCCCAATAGACTCCATATCAGTGAATTTTTAATCAATAAGTGTTCTCAACATATTTCATTTTCTCTTATACTGCTTGATCTTGATGAGTTTAAAATAGTAAATGATTCATACGGTCACCGTTTTGGAGACAAGCTTCTCATTGAAATATCAAAAGTTCTTAAAAAGGTCTTTGATTCCACCGCCTTTATCGCTCGTATGGGCGGTGATGAGTTTGGAATCGTTGTGGATTTAAATGATAAAAAAGAGATAGAAATTTTGATGCAAAAACTGTACAATGAGTTTAATAATCCTTTTATAATTGATTTAATAGATGTTTATATTACGGCAAGTTCGGGTATTTGTATCTATCCAGATGATGCAAAAACCATGCTAGAGATGTATCAGGCGGCAGATGCCGCAATGTACAATGCTAAAAAAACAACTCAAAACAGTTACAGTTTTTATGATCTGCAATTTAAAAAAGATGCTGTCTATTATGCGGAAACAGTCTCAAACTTAAAACAGGCAATTGAAAAGGGGGAGTTTGAACTCTACTTCCAGCCTCAAAACAACGCACAAACAGGCACTATAGTCGGCATGGAAGTTCTTTTACGGTGGAATCATAAAGGGAAGATGATACCTCCGGATCTTTTTATACCGGTAGCAGAAAAAAGCGGTTTGATAGTTGAGATAGGAAATTTTGCATTGAGAAAAGGCTTTAAAACTGCTAAAAAATGGCATGACGAAAAAATAGCAAAAGGAAGAGTGTCTATTAATATATCTGCACGCCAACTTACACATCTTGACTTTATAAACACTCTAAAAAGTATGCTTCAAGAGAGCGGATGTGAAGCATCCTGGATAGAACTTGAGATTACTGAGAGTTCTGTTTTGGAAAATCCGGATCTTGTTATCAATCTGCTTCAAAAAATAAAAGCGCTTGGGTTTTATATCTCAATGGATGATTTTGGTACCGGTTATTCCTCCCTATCTTATCTGAAAAATCTTCCGATTGATAAGCTTAAAATTGATAGATCTTTTATTATGAGTATTCAAACCGAACCAAAAAATCAAATTATTGTAAAAACAACTATTTTTTTAGGAAATGAGCTTGGCATACATGTACTTGCAGAGGGTGTGGAGACAGAAGAGGAGCATAGCTTTTTGTTAGAGAACAAAATAGATTCCATTCAAGGCTACTACTACTCAAAACCGCTGCCTTTGAATAAGGTTGAGATATTATTGCAAGCGTAG
- a CDS encoding NFACT family protein — translation MKISAIYRVSDTIIKVAFDRDDELYFEMQRSNSRIFKCASYPRSKVYNAPFDVLLAKRFNRANILNIELLNNDKIIRFKTSVASAYKEEITYLQFEFTGKYTNVIILDEENIVLEALRHVDIFSSFREVRVGQKLLDVPAAPFVAKEYPIDDVEQFLYNEYEKEMEDKLSSLKKQKIALLNKKLKKLEKLYSLLDDEKELETEAAKYNYFGNLLLANMHKVKPYQRVIELEDYDGNRVEIELHKEFSSVSMMANSLFSRSKKAKQRASHLHIEKSSLLSKIEHIKLFIHTVQEAKDVAKIALLFPKNIQAKKVKTNDSIETFWIEGYKVSLGKNEKGNIELLQKARARDIWLHMKERPSAHVIITTDKQNVPLSVIERAARLCVDFTMFQKDRYLVDYTPRREVTIQNGANVLYNKYKTIEVDTRE, via the coding sequence TTGAAAATTTCCGCAATTTACAGAGTAAGCGATACTATTATCAAAGTGGCTTTTGACAGAGATGACGAGCTCTATTTTGAGATGCAGCGCTCAAATTCCAGGATATTTAAGTGCGCTTCTTACCCTCGTTCAAAAGTTTACAACGCTCCTTTTGATGTTCTTTTGGCAAAGCGGTTTAATCGTGCAAATATTTTAAATATAGAACTTTTAAATAACGACAAGATTATACGCTTTAAAACCTCCGTTGCTTCTGCTTATAAAGAGGAGATTACCTATCTGCAATTTGAATTTACCGGAAAATATACAAATGTAATTATCTTAGATGAAGAGAATATTGTTCTTGAAGCGCTTCGTCATGTAGATATCTTTTCATCGTTTCGTGAAGTAAGAGTCGGTCAAAAACTTTTAGATGTTCCTGCTGCCCCCTTTGTTGCAAAAGAGTATCCTATTGATGATGTAGAGCAGTTTTTATATAATGAGTACGAAAAAGAGATGGAGGATAAACTCTCCTCTTTAAAGAAACAAAAAATAGCACTCTTAAATAAAAAACTAAAAAAATTAGAGAAGCTATATAGTTTGTTAGATGATGAAAAAGAGCTTGAAACTGAGGCGGCAAAATATAACTATTTTGGAAATCTGCTTTTGGCAAATATGCATAAAGTAAAGCCGTATCAAAGAGTTATAGAGTTAGAAGATTATGATGGAAATAGAGTTGAGATAGAGCTTCATAAAGAGTTCTCTTCCGTTTCTATGATGGCAAATTCACTCTTTAGCAGAAGTAAAAAAGCAAAACAGAGAGCCTCTCATCTGCATATAGAAAAGAGTTCTCTTCTTTCAAAAATAGAGCATATAAAACTTTTTATCCATACGGTCCAAGAAGCAAAAGATGTTGCAAAAATAGCACTTCTTTTTCCAAAAAACATACAAGCTAAAAAGGTAAAAACCAATGATTCCATTGAGACTTTTTGGATAGAGGGTTATAAAGTGAGTCTTGGGAAAAATGAAAAAGGCAATATAGAACTGCTTCAAAAAGCACGCGCAAGAGATATCTGGCTTCATATGAAAGAGAGACCATCCGCTCATGTAATTATTACAACTGATAAACAAAATGTTCCTTTAAGTGTTATAGAGAGAGCGGCTAGATTGTGCGTAGACTTTACAATGTTTCAAAAAGACAGATACTTGGTTGACTATACTCCACGAAGAGAAGTAACTATACAAAACGGTGCTAATGTGCTTTACAACAAATATAAGACCATAGAGGTTGATACTAGGGAGTAG
- a CDS encoding phosphatidate cytidylyltransferase, translating into MSIFTSSKERITTGVALVAGVLIIGFIDNFLLMWLFLGAVYLLAFNEAMKLFDIKNSSLIYFAAGIWLLAGIYPYSDDLFVLAGVAYASAVAFNRDITWKNFFPFIYPTAGMLFILTMYQEYGVISLLWLLVVVAMTDVGAYAVGKSIGKTPFSKTSPNKTMEGVVGGIVVATIGGMFVGLSVVSLGIAFIISFMVAVSSIFGDLFESSLKRAAGVKDSGTILPGHGGMLDRIDGYLFGAIVMLVLLRGLV; encoded by the coding sequence ATGAGTATATTTACAAGTTCTAAAGAGAGAATCACAACCGGAGTGGCGCTTGTTGCCGGAGTGCTTATTATAGGTTTTATAGACAACTTCCTGCTTATGTGGCTTTTTCTGGGAGCTGTTTATCTTTTGGCATTTAATGAAGCAATGAAATTGTTTGATATAAAAAACAGCAGTTTGATATATTTTGCTGCGGGGATTTGGCTGTTAGCCGGAATATATCCTTACAGTGATGACCTTTTTGTTTTGGCAGGTGTGGCGTACGCGAGTGCTGTTGCATTTAACAGAGATATAACTTGGAAAAACTTTTTTCCTTTTATCTATCCGACTGCAGGAATGCTTTTTATTTTGACAATGTATCAAGAGTATGGCGTAATCTCTCTTTTATGGCTTTTAGTAGTCGTTGCTATGACTGATGTTGGAGCGTATGCAGTTGGCAAAAGTATAGGAAAGACTCCTTTTAGCAAGACCTCTCCAAATAAAACGATGGAGGGTGTTGTCGGCGGCATAGTGGTTGCAACAATCGGCGGTATGTTTGTGGGCTTGTCTGTAGTAAGTTTGGGTATTGCGTTTATTATCTCTTTTATGGTTGCAGTGAGTTCGATTTTTGGAGATCTGTTTGAGAGCTCGCTAAAAAGAGCTGCCGGTGTTAAAGACAGCGGAACTATTTTACCGGGTCACGGCGGAATGCTTGACCGCATAGATGGTTATCTTTTTGGCGCTATCGTAATGCTTGTGCTTTTAAGAGGACTTGTTTGA
- the dxr gene encoding 1-deoxy-D-xylulose-5-phosphate reductoisomerase, producing MIVLGSTGSIGVNTLEVAKKFSIDIEVLVAGNNIELLNKQIQEHNPKTVVIANKDDLFKVKHPNVLCGEEAILKIIEDSKSDLVVNALVGFLGLRPTLTALKCNKRVALANKESLVACGAFIDTAKIQPIDSEHFGLWYLLQNRPVEKMIITASGGAFRDWDIKKLQRATLADTQKHPNWSMGQKITIDSATMVNKMFELLEARWLFGEGKYDAIIETKSLIHALIDFKDGSTTAHFADANMQLPIAFALDSKMQENILSHVDLLKVGSLEFREITVERYPVWEIKEELLQNPSRGVVVNAANEVAIEKFIAKEIGFMDIAKNIIKAYEKFDAQPKNVDDVFAIDKEVRNFVRVE from the coding sequence TTGATAGTTCTTGGTTCAACAGGTTCTATCGGAGTCAATACTCTAGAAGTTGCCAAAAAATTTTCAATCGATATTGAGGTTTTGGTTGCCGGCAATAATATAGAGTTATTAAACAAACAGATACAAGAGCACAACCCAAAAACGGTTGTTATCGCAAACAAAGATGATCTTTTTAAAGTAAAACACCCAAATGTTTTGTGCGGAGAAGAGGCTATTTTAAAGATTATAGAAGATTCAAAGAGTGATTTGGTTGTAAACGCGCTTGTTGGCTTTTTGGGACTTCGACCAACACTTACAGCTCTTAAATGCAACAAAAGAGTGGCTCTTGCAAACAAAGAGTCTCTAGTAGCATGCGGAGCATTTATAGATACAGCCAAAATCCAGCCTATAGACAGCGAACATTTTGGGCTTTGGTATCTGTTGCAAAACAGGCCGGTTGAGAAAATGATTATTACGGCAAGCGGCGGGGCATTTCGAGACTGGGATATAAAGAAGCTTCAAAGGGCTACTTTGGCAGATACTCAAAAACACCCAAATTGGTCGATGGGACAGAAAATTACTATAGACAGTGCAACTATGGTAAATAAAATGTTTGAACTTTTAGAGGCACGATGGCTCTTTGGAGAGGGTAAATATGATGCGATTATCGAAACAAAATCTCTTATTCATGCACTTATCGACTTTAAAGACGGTTCAACAACTGCACATTTTGCTGATGCAAATATGCAGCTCCCTATCGCTTTCGCACTTGATTCTAAGATGCAAGAAAACATACTCTCACATGTGGATCTGTTAAAAGTAGGCTCTTTGGAGTTTCGTGAAATAACAGTAGAGAGATATCCTGTATGGGAGATAAAAGAGGAACTTTTGCAAAATCCTTCTCGAGGAGTAGTTGTAAATGCCGCAAATGAAGTTGCTATAGAGAAGTTTATAGCTAAAGAGATAGGTTTTATGGATATAGCAAAAAATATCATAAAAGCGTATGAGAAATTTGATGCACAGCCAAAAAATGTAGATGATGTGTTTGCTATAGATAAAGAAGTTCGAAATTTTGTGAGGGTAGAATGA
- the tsaD gene encoding tRNA (adenosine(37)-N6)-threonylcarbamoyltransferase complex transferase subunit TsaD, with protein MILSIESSCDDSAIAITEIATKKLIFHKKISQEIEHSVYGGVVPELAARLHAEALPKILEDCKPYFKTLKAVAVTSSPGLTVTLIEGVVMAKAISIALNIPIIGVNHLVGHIYSLFIEKEAIFPLTVLLVSGGHTQVMEVKSLDNIKTVAKSMDDSFGESFDKVAKMMHLGYPGGPLIQELAKDGDRKKYNFTVPLHQSPLIAFSYSGLKNSVRLAVEKAEESDYKDIAASFEHIATAHIIQKLKRYFKEATPKNFAIVGGASANLYLREQIEKLLALYGAKLLLSELKYCSDNAAMIGRVALEMYKKEMFSSLDELKVCPKSVI; from the coding sequence ATGATTTTAAGCATAGAGAGCTCGTGTGATGACAGTGCGATAGCGATAACAGAGATAGCTACAAAAAAACTCATTTTTCATAAAAAGATATCCCAAGAGATAGAACACTCGGTTTACGGCGGGGTTGTCCCAGAGCTTGCAGCCAGACTTCATGCAGAGGCTCTTCCTAAAATTTTAGAAGATTGCAAGCCCTATTTTAAAACTTTAAAAGCGGTTGCCGTCACCTCTTCGCCCGGACTCACGGTTACCCTTATTGAAGGTGTGGTTATGGCAAAAGCCATCTCCATAGCGCTTAATATTCCGATAATCGGAGTAAATCACCTTGTGGGGCATATCTACTCTCTGTTTATTGAAAAAGAGGCGATTTTTCCCTTGACGGTTCTTTTGGTCTCAGGCGGGCATACGCAGGTTATGGAGGTGAAATCTTTGGATAATATCAAAACAGTTGCAAAAAGCATGGATGATAGTTTCGGTGAGAGTTTTGATAAAGTAGCTAAAATGATGCATCTTGGTTATCCTGGAGGTCCGTTAATACAAGAGTTGGCGAAAGATGGAGATAGAAAAAAATACAATTTCACCGTTCCGCTTCACCAATCTCCACTTATCGCCTTTTCATATTCAGGATTAAAAAATTCTGTCAGACTTGCTGTTGAAAAAGCAGAGGAGAGTGACTATAAAGATATAGCCGCTTCTTTTGAGCATATTGCCACGGCACATATTATTCAAAAGTTGAAAAGGTATTTTAAAGAAGCTACTCCAAAAAACTTTGCTATCGTAGGCGGAGCAAGTGCAAATCTCTACCTGCGCGAGCAAATAGAGAAGCTTTTAGCGCTCTATGGGGCAAAACTGCTCTTAAGTGAACTCAAATACTGTTCTGATAACGCGGCAATGATAGGAAGAGTTGCACTTGAGATGTATAAAAAAGAGATGTTTAGTTCGCTTGATGAGTTAAAAGTTTGTCCCAAAAGTGTCATTTAA
- the tpx gene encoding thiol peroxidase produces the protein MATTKFKGTEVELLGNQVNVGDKAPEVKVVNSEGLGDVVVGGAQGVKQLVIVVPSLDTGVCATETRNFNAKAASLEGVKTTVVSMDLPFASGRFCAAEGIDKLTVASDFRNKDFANAYGVLLGGSVLAGVTCRAIFVIDENGIVTYKEIVPEITEEPNYDAAIAAVK, from the coding sequence ATGGCAACTACAAAATTTAAAGGTACAGAAGTAGAGTTATTAGGAAATCAAGTAAATGTTGGTGATAAGGCACCAGAAGTAAAAGTTGTAAACTCAGAAGGTTTAGGTGATGTGGTAGTTGGTGGCGCGCAAGGCGTGAAGCAGTTAGTAATCGTTGTTCCTTCACTAGACACTGGCGTATGTGCTACCGAGACTCGTAACTTCAATGCAAAAGCAGCTTCATTAGAGGGTGTTAAAACTACTGTTGTCTCAATGGACTTGCCATTTGCATCAGGAAGATTTTGTGCTGCAGAGGGAATTGACAAACTAACTGTTGCATCTGACTTTAGAAACAAAGATTTTGCTAACGCTTATGGTGTACTTCTTGGCGGTTCTGTTCTTGCAGGTGTTACTTGTAGAGCAATCTTTGTAATTGATGAAAACGGTATTGTAACTTATAAAGAGATCGTTCCAGAAATTACGGAAGAGCCAAACTACGACGCTGCAATCGCTGCTGTAAAATAA
- a CDS encoding TIGR04219 family outer membrane beta-barrel protein translates to MKKVLYTFACGAVLASGAMADFARVEVGAGAWMQTPEGKVTYTENGADGIYTSKEGDSTELYFWVNIKHPVPVLPNLRLEYVTLEDSGTASGAFKDFSIGSDLTSLSYDMKQYDIIPYYNILDNTAWITLDLGLDIKIMDVSYSVAPVGLFTGYSDDFILPVPLLYARGRFEIPSTDIGLEADVKYITTGDSTVYDIRAKVDYTLDVFPVIQPALEVGYRAQKIDIDESDADAKLDIDYSGFYAGVMLRF, encoded by the coding sequence ATGAAAAAAGTTTTATATACTTTTGCATGTGGGGCTGTTTTGGCTTCCGGCGCTATGGCTGATTTTGCAAGGGTTGAAGTGGGTGCGGGAGCTTGGATGCAAACTCCTGAAGGGAAAGTAACATATACCGAGAACGGGGCAGATGGTATTTATACTTCAAAAGAGGGGGATAGCACAGAGCTATATTTTTGGGTTAATATAAAACATCCTGTTCCTGTTTTGCCAAATCTTAGACTTGAATATGTAACGCTAGAGGACAGTGGTACTGCAAGCGGAGCATTTAAAGATTTTAGCATCGGTTCAGATTTAACCTCATTATCATATGATATGAAACAGTACGATATTATTCCATACTACAATATTTTAGACAATACTGCTTGGATTACACTTGATTTGGGTCTTGATATTAAAATTATGGATGTCTCCTATTCAGTTGCTCCAGTTGGTTTATTTACCGGCTATAGCGATGATTTTATTTTGCCTGTTCCTCTTTTATATGCAAGAGGAAGATTTGAGATTCCATCTACAGATATCGGTCTTGAAGCAGATGTAAAGTACATCACTACAGGTGATTCTACTGTCTATGATATAAGAGCAAAAGTTGATTATACTTTAGATGTTTTTCCTGTTATTCAACCCGCTTTAGAGGTTGGTTATAGAGCACAAAAGATAGATATTGACGAGAGTGATGCAGATGCAAAACTTGATATTGATTATTCAGGTTTTTATGCAGGTGTAATGCTTCGTTTCTAA
- a CDS encoding GNAT family N-acetyltransferase, which produces MKPTLYFLRSSEQKIATDMLHYAYRLDEVGKTLKDVMELETYSKFYGLSSKDLGLYALSEHKIAGAAWLRLLREDDNANGFIDEKTPVLTIGIKPEFRAIGIGSAMLEQLFLEAGALFEYMSVSVLKSGKALSFFKKHGFVEVENSFSKSPVDGSEVVIMIKELPKERVVRPSDGYDSRKWMD; this is translated from the coding sequence ATGAAACCAACACTATACTTTCTAAGATCTTCGGAGCAAAAAATCGCAACCGATATGCTCCACTACGCCTACCGTCTTGATGAAGTCGGCAAAACGCTCAAAGATGTCATGGAACTGGAAACTTACAGCAAATTTTACGGATTATCCTCCAAAGATTTAGGGCTTTACGCTTTGAGTGAACACAAAATTGCAGGCGCTGCATGGCTACGGTTGCTAAGGGAAGATGACAATGCAAACGGTTTTATAGATGAAAAAACGCCTGTTCTTACAATCGGGATAAAACCGGAATTTAGAGCTATAGGCATAGGTTCCGCAATGCTTGAACAGCTCTTTTTAGAAGCAGGTGCACTTTTTGAGTACATGAGCGTTAGTGTTTTAAAGAGTGGAAAAGCACTCAGTTTTTTTAAAAAGCATGGGTTTGTAGAGGTTGAAAACTCTTTTAGCAAGAGTCCAGTTGATGGAAGTGAAGTTGTAATTATGATAAAAGAGCTGCCAAAAGAGAGAGTCGTAAGACCAAGTGACGGCTACGACTCCCGTAAATGGATGGATTGA
- a CDS encoding helix-hairpin-helix domain-containing protein has translation MNNLINLLTKKTALKREHIENILKLLEEGSTIPFIARYRKEMTGGADDEVLREFETIYISAKKLLERKDEVLRLISERATLTEAVKKSIEEAQSLRVLEDIYRPYKEKKNSRAATAIENGLSPLADILEKARLSEAEFKTKAKEFVRSAITSVDEAVQGAQDILAERYADMPREREAIRNNMLRHGVLEIKKTKSFDENGLFKNFAQKSEKVAYIPSHRYLAVMRGVKEKELSVKITIDTDYIEANIKQYKIPRNASSSKELLFEAYRDGLKRLLLPSIEREVQAELKERADIAAISVFGKNLNQLLMTPPVTKRVILGVDPAFRTGCKLAVIDENGNYLESCVIYPTEPQRDYENSKKKVLLLTNKYTITGAAIGNGTGSRETQEFFARLNRDENAKLNYTVVSEAGASVYSASKIASQEYPNLDVTIRGAISIAQRLQDPMAALVKIDPKSLGIGQYQHDVDQKLLEKKLSDVTQDLVNRVGVDINSASLSLLSYVAGVSAKVAQNIIAFREENGPFETKEQLLKVKGLGKKAYEQAVGFIRIKNSKNIFDNSGIHPESYEVAKKLLGLDLATVNVKDKAAQLHVGEETLKDIIKELQKPGFDPREELPPIPFKEGITDIKMLSVGSFVSGVVRNIADFGAFVDIGLKNDGMIHISKMSVTKISHPLEVLSLNQYLPQIEVVSIDEGKVGLSLI, from the coding sequence ATTAATAATTTAATCAATCTGCTAACCAAAAAAACTGCTCTTAAACGAGAGCATATAGAAAATATTTTAAAGCTTCTTGAGGAGGGTTCAACCATCCCTTTTATTGCCCGTTACCGCAAAGAGATGACGGGCGGAGCTGATGATGAAGTGCTTCGTGAGTTTGAGACTATCTACATAAGTGCCAAAAAACTACTTGAGCGAAAAGATGAAGTTTTAAGGCTTATTAGCGAAAGAGCGACCTTAACCGAAGCCGTCAAAAAGAGCATAGAAGAGGCTCAGAGCTTAAGAGTCTTAGAGGATATCTACCGTCCCTACAAAGAGAAGAAAAATTCCCGTGCGGCAACTGCCATAGAAAATGGTCTCTCTCCTCTTGCGGATATTTTAGAAAAAGCGCGGCTTAGCGAAGCCGAGTTCAAAACAAAAGCCAAAGAGTTTGTAAGAAGCGCTATTACATCTGTAGATGAAGCAGTGCAAGGAGCGCAGGATATTTTGGCAGAGCGATATGCAGATATGCCAAGAGAGCGTGAAGCAATAAGAAACAATATGCTGCGTCATGGAGTTTTAGAAATTAAAAAAACAAAAAGTTTTGATGAAAACGGACTCTTTAAAAACTTTGCGCAAAAAAGCGAAAAAGTAGCTTACATACCGTCTCATCGCTATCTTGCCGTAATGCGCGGGGTTAAAGAAAAAGAGCTGAGCGTAAAGATAACGATCGATACCGACTACATAGAAGCAAATATAAAGCAGTACAAGATACCGCGCAATGCTTCAAGCTCGAAAGAGCTGCTTTTTGAAGCCTACAGAGACGGACTAAAGAGGCTTCTGCTTCCATCCATTGAGCGAGAAGTTCAAGCCGAGCTAAAAGAGAGAGCCGACATAGCCGCAATTTCGGTCTTTGGAAAAAATCTAAACCAGCTTTTAATGACTCCACCTGTCACAAAAAGAGTAATACTAGGAGTAGACCCCGCTTTTAGAACAGGGTGCAAACTGGCTGTTATTGATGAAAACGGCAATTATCTTGAGTCATGCGTTATCTATCCGACCGAACCACAGAGGGATTATGAAAACTCCAAAAAGAAAGTACTTCTCCTAACAAACAAGTATACCATCACGGGCGCGGCTATCGGAAACGGAACAGGTTCAAGAGAGACGCAGGAGTTTTTTGCAAGGCTAAACAGAGATGAGAATGCAAAACTAAACTATACGGTTGTCTCCGAGGCCGGAGCCTCAGTCTACTCCGCTTCAAAGATAGCTTCGCAGGAGTATCCAAACCTTGATGTGACTATAAGAGGAGCAATCTCCATAGCTCAAAGGCTCCAAGACCCGATGGCAGCTCTTGTTAAAATAGACCCGAAATCTCTAGGCATCGGGCAGTATCAGCATGATGTTGATCAAAAACTTTTAGAGAAGAAACTTAGCGATGTTACGCAGGATCTTGTAAACCGCGTAGGTGTTGATATAAACTCCGCATCTCTCTCGCTTCTCTCTTATGTAGCAGGTGTGAGTGCAAAAGTAGCCCAAAACATTATCGCTTTTAGAGAAGAAAACGGTCCATTTGAGACAAAAGAGCAACTCTTAAAAGTAAAGGGTTTAGGTAAAAAAGCGTACGAGCAGGCTGTGGGATTTATCCGCATCAAAAATAGTAAAAACATTTTTGACAACAGCGGAATCCACCCTGAGAGTTACGAAGTTGCTAAAAAACTTCTCGGTTTGGATCTCGCAACTGTTAATGTTAAAGACAAAGCTGCCCAGCTGCATGTCGGGGAAGAGACGCTAAAAGACATTATAAAAGAGCTGCAAAAACCCGGTTTTGACCCAAGAGAAGAGTTGCCGCCTATCCCATTTAAAGAGGGCATAACGGATATTAAAATGCTGAGTGTAGGAAGTTTTGTCTCAGGGGTTGTTAGAAATATTGCTGATTTTGGGGCATTTGTGGACATTGGACTGAAAAATGACGGCATGATTCACATCTCAAAAATGAGCGTAACAAAAATTTCTCATCCGCTTGAAGTGCTATCACTAAATCAATACCTGCCTCAAATCGAGGTTGTATCAATAGATGAAGGAAAAGTCGGACTTAGTCTGATATAA